One genomic window of Sardina pilchardus chromosome 15, fSarPil1.1, whole genome shotgun sequence includes the following:
- the LOC134102397 gene encoding golgin subfamily A member 6-like protein 24, with protein MGFLWIFNCCKAQQEDDDAEQWFFARECEAVWYGFDSEWESIQDRKQRLKKYSLEDLKKQLELFGITIVEEKGQKKHKSEKKMKREYRKLLMRRMKIVETERARRSVQFRRMKPEEKMDLVKREPNDLDQESENTHDEKQSLKTSEELIPQQQGLRATLRVEAQEREDNKEDIKDEEVEKVNDKDCTDAQETGRKQELDLRTKTRGEKEEEEETDFNKINEEDDSLKGGKREKSVIKECEVKLEESEKKQENTDDGVASGTMATVSLELQNEDHEEKQEEATVKEERVYNDGKVKDDEELIEEKEEGVNVKGKEGQEEVTECVVEIKEKNVEDIDMATALVTTKKVSDMIQSNEVQKEEPDVAVLEKEGVKEDGMEEKEIEEKEEEEKDRKLQEVQEEVKDCMVDVEEEVEENADDENTHSLDLAQNGNQEKEEEKAAEKDMMSKDETKESRVEDDKEVVIKEKEELAEVQEEKKAEDMKVKEEQEKVEIMVERKQKQVDITDGTVAMEMRPEVSLITERNATLIENRRGGKSKNKRNQPEVYKPPMMTKEENGQSMKDGHQLGFENQNRRREGQNTRKEVWRGPNVYGKNPNRYRGDPKKYWREPNRCWGQQKTSSGHTVEDGKELMDNKGKEDEKKKAKEKEDMKVQKEQEEVKECVLEVEEKEKEDTDDGTVAVETALKVSLGE; from the exons ATGGGATTTCTTTGGATATTTAACTGCTGTAAAGCACAGCAGGAGGATGATGATGCAGAACAATGGTTCTTTGCCAGGGAGTGTGAAGCAGTTTGGTATGGGTTTGACTCTGAATGGGAATCCATACAAGACAGAAAGCAGAGGCTTAAAAAATACAGCCTGGAAGATCTTAAGAAACAACTAGAACTGTTTGGTATCACTATAGTTGAAGAAAAAGGGCAAAAGAAGCACAAGAgcgagaagaagatgaagagagagtatAGGAAACTTCTCATGCGAAGGATGAAGATAGTGGAGACTGAGAGGGCAAGAAGGTCAGTGCAATTTAGGAGAATGAAGCCAGAAGAGAAGATGGATTTGGTGAAGAGGGAACCAAATGACTTGGACCAGGAGAGTGAAAACACACATGACGAAAAGCAGAGCTTGAAGACATCTGAAGAGCTGATTCCTCAGCAGCAGGGTCTGAGGGCAACGCTGAGGGTGGAGGCCCAG GAAAGAGAAGACAACAAGGAAGACATAAAGGATGAGGAAGTTGAAAAGGTGAATGACAAAGACTGCACAGATGCACAAGAGACAGGAAGGAAACAAGAATTAGACTTGAGGACCAAGACACgtggggagaaggaggaagaggaagaaacagaCTTCAACAAGATCAATGAAGAGGATGACAGCCTGAAGGGGGGGAAGCGTGAGAAAAGTGTTATAAAGGAATGTGAGGTGAAGTtagaggagagtgagaaaaaacAGGAAAACACAGATGATGGTGTGGCCTCTGGGACAATGGCAACAGTCTCATTGG AGTTGCAGAATGAGGATCACGAGGAGAAGCAAGAAGAGGCCACAGTTAAGGAGGAGAGAGTGTACAACGATGGGAAAGTAAAGGATGATGAGGAG CTGattgaagagaaagaggaaggagtTAACGTGAAGGGAAAGGAAGGGCAAGAGGAGGTGACAGAATGTGTGGTGGAGATTAAAGAGAAAAATGTGGAGGATATTGACATGGCCACAGCTTTGGTGACAACCAAAAAAGTCAGTG ATATGATCCAGAGTAATGAAGTTCAAAAGGAAGAGCCAGATGTGGCGGTCTTGGAGAAGGAGGGGGTGAAAGAAGATGGaatggaggagaaagagattgaggagaaagaagaggaggaaaaggacaGGAAGTTGCAGGAGGTGCAAGAAGAGGTGAAGGACTGTATGGTGGATGTagaggaggaggttgaggaAAATGCAGAtgatgagaacacacactctttgg ATTTGGCACAGAATGGGAatcaagagaaggaggaggagaaggccgCAGAGAAGGATATGATGAGCAAAGATGAGACAAAAGAGAGTAGAGTGGAGGATGATAAAGAAGTAGTGataaaagaaaaggaggagCTAGCGGAGGTGcaggaagaaaagaaagcagAGGACATGAAGGtgaaggaggagcaggagaaggtggAGATTATGGTGGAGAGAAAACAGAAGCAGGTGGATATAACTGATGGGACTGTGGCCATGGAGATGAGACCAGAGGTTTCCCTGA TTACAGAGAGAAACGCCACCCTAATTGAAAACAGAAGAGGTGGGAAGTCAAAAAACAAACGCAATCAACCGGAGGTGTACAAGCCACCTATGATGACAAAAGAGGAAAATGGACAGAGCATGAAAGATGGACATCAACTTGGGTTTGAGAACCAaaacaggagaagagaaggtCAAAATACAAGAAAGGAGGTTTGGAGAGGACCAAATGTATACGGGAAAAATCCCAATAGATACAGGGGAGATCCAAAGAAATACTGGAGAGAACCAAACAGATGCTGGGGACAACAAAAGACATCTTCAGGACATACAGTGGAGGATGGAAAGGAGCTGATGGACAACAAAGGAAAGGAAGATGAGAAAAAGAAGGcaaaggagaaggaggacaTGAAGGTGCAGAAGGAGCAAGAGGaagtgaaggagtgtgtgttagaggtagaggagaaagagaaggaagacaCAGATGATGGGACTGTGGCCGTAGAGACTGCACTGAAGGTCTCTCTGGGTGAGTAA